The following are from one region of the Pirellulales bacterium genome:
- a CDS encoding pyrroloquinoline quinone-dependent dehydrogenase: MLVNRVRAQTFLFLSAFLLVAASTEILHAAEPAVGHGATDGQWLCYGGDGASTKYSSLDQINQGNASSLKVAWTWDSPDLPLQKENRSLGSFAYETTPLAVGTTLYISTSLAQVAAVDGRTGKTIWVFNPEVYKAGRPTNLGYVHRGVAYWRGDGEERLYLAGHDAYLYAIDAKTGKLVSSFGDAGRVNLAAAIPLAVNARNYTMTSPPVICRDTVVVGSSISDGPQFKEAPRGDVQAFDVRTGKPAWIFHAIPQPGEYGNETWEDESWKYTGNANVWTLMSVDEELGYVYLPMSTPTNDWYGGHRLGDGLFAEALVCVEAKTGKRVWHYQTVHHGLWDYDLPGAPVLCDIKVDGKPIKAVAQITKSGFTFVFDRATGKSVWPIEERPVPPSTVPGERASPTQPFPTKPATYERQGSTEDNLVDFTPELRAEAKAILDEYDHGPLFTPPTERGTINLPGWAGGANWWGAAFDPDTGLFYIPSITSPIVVKLNEPDAARSNLRYVRGGPALGGGLDGPRGLPLFKPPYGRITAIDLNSGEHAWMIPHGDGPRVKISEMVGHDVGPLGGGGGGPLLTKTLLFVGQGASGRGGRGGGGAHLIRAYDKGTGKVIAEVALPGSPSGTPMTYLADGKQYIALATNNGQIVAISLP, from the coding sequence ATGCTGGTTAATCGCGTTCGGGCGCAAACGTTTTTGTTTCTGTCGGCATTCTTGCTGGTGGCTGCCTCGACCGAAATCCTGCACGCGGCCGAACCGGCCGTCGGACACGGCGCCACAGATGGCCAGTGGCTGTGCTACGGCGGCGACGGCGCGAGCACGAAATACTCGTCGCTCGACCAGATCAACCAAGGCAATGCCAGCAGTCTGAAGGTGGCCTGGACTTGGGATTCGCCCGACCTGCCCCTGCAAAAAGAAAATCGCTCGCTCGGCTCGTTTGCGTACGAGACGACGCCGCTGGCGGTGGGCACGACATTATATATAAGCACGTCGCTTGCGCAGGTCGCGGCGGTCGATGGCCGTACCGGCAAAACGATCTGGGTGTTCAATCCCGAAGTCTACAAGGCCGGACGCCCGACGAACCTGGGCTACGTCCATCGCGGCGTGGCCTATTGGCGCGGCGACGGCGAAGAGCGCCTGTATCTGGCCGGCCACGACGCCTATCTGTACGCGATCGACGCCAAAACCGGCAAGTTGGTCAGCAGCTTTGGTGACGCCGGCCGCGTGAACCTGGCCGCGGCCATCCCACTGGCCGTCAACGCGCGCAACTACACCATGACCTCGCCGCCGGTGATCTGCCGCGACACTGTGGTCGTGGGTTCGTCGATCTCGGACGGACCGCAATTCAAAGAAGCCCCCCGCGGCGATGTACAAGCGTTCGACGTCCGCACGGGCAAGCCGGCCTGGATCTTTCACGCTATTCCCCAGCCGGGGGAATACGGCAACGAAACCTGGGAAGACGAATCCTGGAAATACACCGGCAATGCCAACGTCTGGACGCTGATGAGCGTCGACGAAGAATTGGGCTACGTCTATCTGCCCATGAGCACGCCCACCAACGACTGGTACGGCGGGCATCGCTTGGGCGACGGGCTATTTGCCGAGGCGCTGGTCTGCGTCGAAGCCAAGACCGGCAAGCGCGTGTGGCATTATCAAACCGTGCATCATGGGCTGTGGGACTACGACCTGCCCGGCGCGCCGGTGCTGTGCGACATCAAGGTCGATGGCAAGCCGATCAAGGCCGTGGCGCAGATCACCAAGTCCGGCTTCACATTTGTATTCGATCGTGCGACCGGCAAATCGGTGTGGCCGATCGAAGAGCGCCCTGTGCCCCCCTCGACAGTGCCAGGCGAGCGAGCCTCGCCGACGCAACCCTTTCCGACCAAGCCGGCTACGTACGAGCGGCAGGGGTCGACGGAAGACAATCTTGTCGATTTCACGCCCGAGCTGCGTGCCGAGGCGAAAGCGATCCTCGACGAATACGATCACGGCCCGCTGTTCACGCCCCCGACCGAGCGCGGCACGATCAACTTGCCCGGCTGGGCCGGCGGAGCCAATTGGTGGGGAGCGGCCTTTGATCCTGACACGGGTTTGTTCTACATCCCTTCGATTACTTCGCCGATCGTCGTCAAGCTGAACGAGCCTGACGCCGCGCGATCGAACCTGCGTTATGTGCGCGGCGGCCCGGCCTTGGGGGGCGGACTCGACGGCCCGCGCGGCCTTCCGTTGTTCAAGCCTCCGTACGGGCGCATCACGGCGATCGACTTGAACAGCGGCGAGCACGCCTGGATGATTCCACACGGCGATGGCCCGCGCGTGAAGATCAGCGAGATGGTCGGTCACGACGTGGGTCCCCTGGGGGGTGGCGGCGGCGGACCGCTGCTCACCAAGACGCTGCTATTTGTCGGGCAGGGGGCTTCGGGTCGCGGCGGACGTGGCGGCGGGGGTGCCCATTTAATTCGCGCCTACGATAAGGGAACTGGCAAGGTGATCGCCGAGGTCGCTCTACCAGGCTCGCCCAGCGGCACGCCGATGACCTATCTGGCCGATGGCAAGCAATACATCGCGCTGGCGACGAACAACGGACAAATCGTCGCGATCAGCCTGCCCTAA
- a CDS encoding DUF1559 domain-containing protein — protein sequence MKAARRATRSLLPCACRQRKCRAAEIASAGFTLVELLVVIAIIGVLISLLLPAVQSAREASRRSACANNLKQLGLALHQFHDTNGRFPPGRGGPPPTVFSPQAYLLPFVEQSGLYAELDFTAAPTPLAIAGISYSGATNNAAAISTVPVLQCPTDPAAGRVPESTYGGTNYVANTGSGTVVNGTLVQSDGVFYLTSAVKFSDLVDGSSHTAGFSERTLGTGLTVTSLSAGDSGLYILELGNGIDASVATCASLGTGDWYSQRSAKWILGNYGNTLYNHFYIPNTTQWDCMNQPQQKGFMAARSNHPSGVNVLFCDGSTRFAANTVDPTVWRGVSTCAGSETADVP from the coding sequence ATGAAGGCAGCACGGCGAGCTACAAGGTCGTTGCTGCCATGCGCCTGCCGGCAGCGGAAGTGCCGTGCAGCCGAGATTGCCTCGGCGGGGTTTACGCTCGTCGAATTGCTAGTGGTCATCGCCATTATCGGCGTCTTGATCAGCCTGCTGTTGCCGGCAGTGCAGAGTGCCCGCGAGGCCAGCCGCCGGTCGGCCTGCGCCAACAATCTGAAGCAGTTGGGATTGGCGCTGCACCAGTTCCACGACACCAACGGCCGATTTCCTCCGGGGCGCGGTGGACCGCCGCCGACGGTCTTCTCGCCGCAGGCCTACCTGCTTCCCTTCGTAGAACAGAGCGGGCTGTATGCCGAGCTCGATTTCACGGCTGCCCCCACGCCTCTGGCTATCGCGGGCATTTCCTACAGCGGCGCCACGAACAATGCGGCCGCGATCTCGACGGTGCCGGTGTTGCAATGCCCCACCGATCCGGCAGCCGGCCGCGTGCCCGAGTCGACCTATGGCGGCACCAACTACGTGGCCAATACCGGTAGCGGCACCGTCGTTAATGGAACTCTCGTGCAGTCCGACGGCGTGTTCTATTTGACGTCTGCCGTGAAGTTTTCCGACCTCGTCGACGGCTCCTCGCACACGGCCGGGTTCAGCGAGCGCACGCTGGGGACGGGCCTGACTGTGACCTCGCTCTCCGCGGGCGATTCCGGCCTGTACATCCTGGAGTTAGGCAATGGCATCGATGCCAGCGTTGCGACGTGTGCCTCGTTAGGCACCGGGGATTGGTACAGCCAGCGTAGCGCGAAGTGGATTCTGGGAAATTACGGCAACACGCTCTACAACCACTTCTACATTCCCAACACCACGCAATGGGACTGCATGAACCAGCCGCAGCAGAAGGGCTTCATGGCGGCCCGCAGCAACCATCCGTCGGGCGTAAACGTGCTGTTCTGCGACGGCAGCACACGGTTCGCCGCGAACACAGTTGATCCAACCGTCTGGCGCGGCGTGTCAACCTGCGCCGGCAGCGAAACAGCCGACGTGCCGTGA
- a CDS encoding MotA/TolQ/ExbB proton channel family protein: MDLPLLIGATLTISFYIFVHQPAMHDTLLHRYTTHHAVEYVIVAFFFWGSCDVILRILSFPKQSLALRQEWLPPRKGREPISNVAVLYAQVQKKPAWLLDTRLGQRLTEALAYLKDRGSADELADHLKYLADLDDERSHNNYGLVRFICWVTPVLGFFGTVLHFGSALGGLSVDEIGERLPTVVGEMGTAFNTTTVALAAATTMMFSLFLCEKTEREMVRSIDRRAERELLNRFESAEANMGPFLNAIEAASNTMLRTMDETVERQLGIWSSAFHDLQGQAEERHQLLTHLWQQTMESLHKRFETNDTERERKLMVLLEAMESQREQHRTEVRSTVEQVTHLQTDLAELAAAITEIVQGKGELIKLESSLADNLRLLRETGQIDQALHGLTAAIHLMTARYQPNAGGREQRAA, translated from the coding sequence GTGGATCTGCCCCTATTGATCGGGGCCACGCTGACGATCAGCTTTTATATATTCGTGCATCAGCCGGCGATGCACGACACGTTGCTGCATCGTTACACGACGCACCATGCCGTCGAATACGTAATCGTCGCATTCTTCTTTTGGGGCTCGTGCGACGTCATCCTGCGGATTCTGTCGTTCCCGAAGCAATCGCTGGCGCTGCGGCAAGAATGGCTGCCGCCGCGCAAAGGGCGCGAACCGATCTCGAACGTGGCTGTCTTGTACGCCCAAGTGCAAAAGAAGCCGGCCTGGCTGCTGGATACGCGCCTGGGTCAACGACTTACCGAAGCGCTCGCCTACCTCAAGGATCGCGGCTCGGCCGATGAGCTGGCCGACCATTTGAAGTATCTGGCCGACTTGGACGACGAGCGATCGCATAACAATTACGGACTGGTCCGGTTCATCTGCTGGGTCACTCCGGTGTTGGGCTTCTTCGGTACGGTGTTGCACTTTGGATCGGCATTGGGCGGCTTGTCCGTAGACGAAATCGGCGAGCGTCTCCCCACCGTGGTGGGCGAGATGGGGACCGCCTTCAATACGACCACCGTCGCGCTCGCTGCCGCGACGACGATGATGTTCAGTCTGTTCCTTTGCGAAAAGACCGAGCGGGAAATGGTCCGCTCTATCGATCGGCGCGCCGAACGCGAGCTGTTGAATCGGTTCGAGTCGGCCGAGGCCAACATGGGGCCATTCCTGAACGCCATCGAGGCTGCCAGCAATACCATGCTGCGCACGATGGATGAAACCGTCGAGCGGCAGTTGGGAATATGGTCCAGCGCGTTTCACGATCTGCAAGGGCAGGCCGAAGAGCGGCATCAACTACTGACGCACCTCTGGCAGCAGACGATGGAATCGCTGCACAAGCGATTCGAAACCAACGACACTGAACGTGAACGCAAGCTGATGGTGCTCCTCGAGGCGATGGAATCGCAACGCGAGCAACATCGCACCGAAGTCCGCTCGACTGTCGAACAGGTAACGCACTTGCAAACCGACCTGGCCGAGTTGGCCGCGGCCATCACCGAAATCGTGCAAGGCAAGGGAGAGCTGATCAAGCTCGAATCCAGCCTGGCCGACAACCTGCGATTGCTGCGCGAGACGGGCCAAATCGATCAGGCGCTGCACGGCCTCACAGCCGCTATCCACCTGATGACGGCCCGTTATCAGCCCAACGCTGGTGGTCGCGAGCAGCGGGCCGCCTAA
- a CDS encoding acetyl-CoA C-acetyltransferase, translating to MGDAYLLAGCRTPVGKLLGTLASVPAPKLGAIAVAEAVRRAGVSPERIEEVIMGCVLPAGLGQAPARQAALGAGLPPTVAALTINKVCGSGLKAVALAAQAIRAGDAHCIVAGGMENMTRAPFLLTGAREGWKFGSQQALDSMQHDGLWCAFEDVAMGAEADYIAAERGVSRQDQDRFAVESHARAIAAVAAGKLTDEIVPVIINSRKGEVRIDRDEGPRADTTLEVLARLKPSFGGDGTVTAGNASQISDGAAALVVASAEMARQCHAPIKARIVAAATSGVKPKEIFIAPVTAMQKVLDKARLTMADIDLVELNEAFAAQCLACMRPLDLSPDKTNVNGGAIALGHPIGASGARVLVTLLYALADRGLKRGLASLCLGGGNAVAMIVERE from the coding sequence ATGGGTGATGCCTATCTATTGGCCGGTTGTCGCACGCCGGTGGGAAAGCTGTTGGGGACTCTGGCCAGCGTGCCGGCGCCTAAGCTCGGCGCCATCGCCGTGGCCGAAGCCGTTCGCCGCGCCGGCGTTTCGCCAGAACGCATCGAAGAAGTCATCATGGGCTGCGTTCTGCCGGCCGGGTTAGGACAGGCGCCCGCAAGGCAAGCGGCACTCGGCGCTGGGTTGCCTCCGACGGTGGCCGCGCTAACGATCAACAAGGTATGCGGCTCGGGGCTGAAGGCGGTGGCCCTGGCGGCCCAGGCGATTCGCGCTGGCGATGCCCATTGCATCGTGGCCGGCGGCATGGAGAACATGACCCGGGCCCCCTTTCTGTTGACCGGCGCCCGAGAGGGTTGGAAGTTCGGCAGCCAGCAAGCGCTCGACTCCATGCAGCACGACGGGCTATGGTGCGCGTTCGAGGATGTGGCGATGGGGGCCGAGGCCGACTACATCGCCGCCGAGCGCGGTGTCAGCCGGCAGGATCAAGATCGTTTCGCCGTCGAGAGCCATGCCCGCGCGATCGCGGCCGTGGCGGCCGGCAAGCTCACTGATGAGATCGTGCCGGTCATAATCAACTCGCGCAAAGGCGAAGTGCGCATCGATCGGGACGAAGGTCCGCGCGCGGACACCACGCTCGAAGTGCTCGCCCGGTTGAAGCCCTCGTTCGGCGGCGATGGCACGGTGACGGCTGGCAACGCCTCGCAGATCAGCGACGGCGCGGCGGCGCTGGTTGTGGCCAGTGCCGAGATGGCACGGCAATGCCACGCGCCGATCAAGGCGCGAATCGTGGCCGCGGCCACCAGCGGCGTAAAGCCCAAGGAGATCTTCATCGCGCCAGTCACGGCGATGCAAAAAGTGCTCGACAAGGCTCGCCTGACGATGGCCGACATTGACTTGGTCGAATTGAACGAGGCCTTCGCCGCACAATGCCTGGCCTGCATGCGGCCGTTGGACCTGAGTCCCGACAAGACCAACGTCAACGGCGGCGCGATCGCGCTGGGGCATCCAATCGGCGCGAGCGGCGCACGGGTGTTGGTGACGCTTCTCTATGCGCTGGCCGATCGCGGCTTGAAGCGCGGGCTGGCGTCGTTGTGCCTGGGCGGCGGCAACGCCGTGGCGATGATCGTCGAGCGGGAATAA
- a CDS encoding SDR family oxidoreductase, translating to MSGAKHTEGMLKPGSFDGKTVVITGGGTGLGRSVGQYLLSLGANLVICGRRKDVIEKTAAELASETGGQVLGAPCDVRVPEQVEALRNAAYERFGSVDCLLNNAAGNFICPTERLSYNAVNTVVDIVLKGTYNCTLAFGKRWIADRQPGSVLSIGTTYAWTGSGYVLPSAMGKAGALIMTRSLAAEWGKYGIRLNVIAPGPFPTEGAWSRLMPPGMANMFASKERIPLGRLGEHQELANLAAYLLSDYSAYITGTCVTIDGGEWLRGAGEFNVLDSVTGEQWDGLQAAMKPKK from the coding sequence ATGTCTGGCGCCAAACACACCGAGGGCATGCTCAAGCCTGGCTCCTTCGACGGCAAAACCGTCGTCATCACCGGCGGCGGCACCGGCTTGGGACGATCGGTCGGGCAGTACCTGCTGTCGCTAGGAGCGAACCTGGTGATTTGCGGTCGCCGCAAGGACGTCATCGAGAAGACCGCCGCCGAGTTGGCCAGCGAGACGGGGGGTCAGGTGCTGGGCGCGCCGTGCGACGTGCGCGTGCCAGAGCAAGTCGAAGCCTTGCGCAACGCTGCCTACGAACGTTTCGGCTCGGTCGATTGTTTGTTGAACAACGCGGCCGGCAACTTCATCTGTCCGACCGAAAGACTTTCGTACAACGCCGTGAACACGGTTGTCGATATCGTGCTCAAGGGGACCTACAACTGCACGCTGGCCTTCGGAAAGCGATGGATCGCCGACCGTCAGCCCGGCAGCGTGCTATCGATCGGGACGACGTACGCTTGGACAGGTTCGGGCTATGTGCTGCCTTCGGCGATGGGCAAAGCTGGCGCGCTGATCATGACACGTTCGCTGGCTGCCGAGTGGGGTAAATACGGCATCCGCCTGAACGTGATCGCCCCGGGGCCATTCCCCACCGAAGGAGCCTGGTCGCGGCTGATGCCGCCGGGCATGGCCAACATGTTCGCCTCGAAGGAGCGGATCCCGTTGGGGCGGCTGGGCGAACATCAAGAGCTTGCGAATCTGGCGGCCTACCTGCTGAGCGACTACAGCGCCTATATCACCGGCACCTGCGTCACGATCGACGGTGGCGAATGGCTGCGCGGCGCCGGCGAATTCAACGTGCTCGATTCCGTAACCGGCGAACAATGGGACGGGCTCCAGGCGGCCATGAAGCCAAAGAAGTAG
- a CDS encoding DUF4440 domain-containing protein, whose product MTSPRSHTATGAHAVEAELIALNQRLLDSIVSADWKTYDELCDPTISAFEPEARGRLVEGMPFHKFYFALGKPKVVPQATMVTPHVRLLGEDAAVLSYVRLVQKLDEAGSPVTTVSEETRVWQRTGGQWRHVHFHRSNNP is encoded by the coding sequence ATGACTAGCCCACGATCACATACTGCGACCGGTGCGCATGCCGTGGAAGCCGAGCTGATCGCGCTCAATCAACGGCTGCTAGACAGTATTGTCTCGGCCGATTGGAAAACGTACGACGAGCTGTGCGATCCGACGATCTCGGCCTTCGAGCCCGAGGCCCGTGGCCGGTTGGTCGAGGGGATGCCTTTTCATAAGTTTTACTTTGCGCTCGGCAAGCCCAAGGTGGTACCGCAAGCCACAATGGTGACCCCGCACGTGCGCCTGCTGGGCGAAGACGCCGCGGTGCTGAGCTATGTCCGCCTGGTGCAAAAGCTGGACGAGGCCGGATCGCCCGTGACCACCGTCTCGGAAGAGACGCGCGTCTGGCAGCGCACCGGAGGCCAGTGGCGGCACGTTCACTTTCATCGCTCGAACAATCCGTAA
- the thyX gene encoding FAD-dependent thymidylate synthase — MPTNATQVDELRWKKFQVLDDGFVCLVDVMGDDQSVVQAARVSYGEGTRKVSDDRGLIRYLMRHRHSTPFEMAEIKLLVRVPMDTWRQWIRHRTANVNEYSTRYSLAIDATQETPADAWRSQAETNRQGSGASLDVTLGAQLSAEEVALQREARRVYEQRIARGVAREQARKDLPLSTYTEAYWKVDLHNLLHFLALRMDAHAQWEIRSYAATIGEQIVRPLFPLVWEAFDDYRLQGTFLTRLDREVIRRLMQRLAETGRGVATEEDFLAVQDPSWTAIKRSRERDECRAKLASLGLLPAVSPGEDTDD; from the coding sequence ATGCCGACCAACGCCACTCAAGTCGACGAACTGCGCTGGAAGAAGTTCCAGGTCCTGGACGACGGGTTCGTCTGCCTGGTGGACGTGATGGGGGACGACCAGTCCGTCGTACAGGCCGCGCGGGTCAGCTATGGCGAGGGAACGCGCAAAGTCTCGGACGATCGTGGGCTGATTCGCTATTTGATGCGGCATCGCCATTCTACACCGTTCGAGATGGCCGAGATCAAGCTGCTGGTGCGCGTGCCGATGGATACCTGGCGGCAGTGGATTCGCCACCGCACGGCCAACGTCAACGAATACTCGACGCGTTACTCGCTGGCGATCGACGCCACGCAAGAGACGCCCGCCGACGCCTGGCGCTCGCAAGCCGAAACGAATCGCCAGGGGAGCGGCGCCTCGCTCGATGTCACGCTGGGCGCCCAGCTGTCTGCCGAAGAGGTAGCTCTGCAGCGCGAAGCGCGCCGCGTGTACGAGCAACGGATCGCCCGCGGCGTGGCCCGCGAACAGGCTCGCAAGGATTTGCCGCTGTCGACGTATACCGAGGCCTATTGGAAGGTCGACCTGCACAACCTGCTGCACTTTTTGGCGCTGCGGATGGACGCGCACGCCCAGTGGGAGATTCGCAGCTATGCTGCCACCATCGGCGAGCAGATCGTGCGACCGCTATTTCCGCTGGTGTGGGAAGCCTTCGACGATTATCGCTTGCAGGGAACGTTCCTCACGCGGCTCGACCGCGAGGTGATTCGCCGCTTGATGCAGCGGCTGGCCGAGACTGGTCGGGGCGTGGCGACCGAAGAAGATTTTCTGGCCGTGCAAGACCCGAGTTGGACCGCGATCAAACGCAGTCGCGAGCGCGACGAGTGCCGCGCCAAGCTGGCCTCGCTCGGCCTGCTGCCGGCCGTTAGCCCTGGAGAAGACACGGATGACTAG
- a CDS encoding GNAT family N-acetyltransferase: MTDSSVTPQGNAAIIVRPLVADDFATACALLAELGRPAVTPQTREQVRRTFEQHVSAADTASLIAERNGQPIGMLSLHFRQRLSQPVPEAWIPDFIVVEKEHGGGAAQALMGCAVELARERGCHRLVLESHYHRQRAYRFYAREGFADVGKCFSLQLLPPEES, translated from the coding sequence ATGACGGATTCCTCCGTAACGCCGCAGGGCAACGCCGCCATCATTGTCCGGCCGCTGGTCGCGGATGACTTTGCCACCGCCTGCGCCTTGCTGGCCGAGTTAGGACGTCCAGCCGTCACCCCGCAAACGCGCGAGCAGGTGCGTCGTACGTTCGAACAACATGTTTCCGCTGCCGACACCGCCAGCCTGATTGCCGAGCGCAACGGCCAACCGATCGGGATGCTGTCGTTGCACTTTCGCCAGCGGCTAAGTCAGCCGGTGCCCGAAGCCTGGATCCCCGACTTTATCGTGGTCGAAAAGGAACATGGCGGCGGAGCGGCCCAGGCCCTGATGGGGTGCGCCGTGGAACTGGCGCGCGAGCGAGGCTGCCACCGATTAGTCTTGGAATCGCACTATCACCGCCAGCGGGCCTATCGATTCTACGCCCGCGAAGGATTTGCCGACGTCGGCAAATGCTTCTCGCTGCAGTTGTTGCCGCCGGAAGAGTCGTGA
- a CDS encoding iron-containing alcohol dehydrogenase, whose protein sequence is MPDIWTFHSAGQLVFGRGALARAGRLVSRLGVRRVMIVTDQHLIDAGITDSVAVSLVAEGIDAPWFAGGEAEPSLEAAERAIAYGRGLRPDAVLGLGGGSNMDLAKITATVLAHGGTPRDYFGDDSLSGPVLPLVCVPTTAGTGSEVSASCVLTDRQAEVKVGILSNHLRPRLAIVDPLLTLSCPAKVTADSGIDALTHAIEAYTAVDNSQFPLAYGEKTVYQGRHPLADALAEKAIRLIGKNLERAVAVPTDEQAREAMALGATLAGLAFSNVGVALVHALEYPLGGLTHCSHGAGNGLFLPYVMRFNLREREAELAQVAEFLGVDTSGQSDAQAAHAAIERVEQLKRAIGIPARLSELNVTAAQLPVLAEKTLAIKRILRVNPRAVTLNDLMEILESAL, encoded by the coding sequence ATGCCCGACATCTGGACTTTTCATTCCGCCGGTCAGTTAGTCTTCGGACGCGGCGCGCTTGCGCGTGCCGGACGGTTGGTGTCCCGTTTGGGCGTGCGGCGCGTGATGATCGTTACCGACCAGCATTTGATCGATGCGGGGATAACCGATTCGGTGGCCGTGTCGCTGGTGGCCGAAGGAATCGACGCTCCTTGGTTTGCCGGCGGCGAGGCCGAGCCCAGTTTAGAAGCTGCCGAGCGCGCGATCGCGTACGGGCGAGGCCTGCGCCCCGACGCCGTGCTCGGTCTGGGCGGCGGCAGCAATATGGATCTTGCCAAGATCACGGCCACGGTGCTCGCGCATGGTGGTACGCCACGCGATTACTTTGGCGACGACAGCCTGTCGGGCCCGGTGCTTCCTCTGGTGTGCGTGCCGACGACAGCCGGCACCGGCAGCGAAGTGAGCGCGTCGTGCGTGCTCACGGATCGACAGGCCGAGGTCAAGGTCGGCATTCTCAGCAATCATCTGCGGCCACGTTTGGCAATTGTCGATCCGCTGCTGACGCTTTCCTGCCCTGCCAAGGTGACCGCCGATAGCGGCATCGATGCGCTGACGCACGCGATCGAGGCCTACACGGCAGTCGACAATAGCCAGTTTCCTTTGGCTTACGGCGAGAAGACGGTCTATCAGGGACGGCATCCACTGGCCGATGCACTGGCCGAAAAGGCCATCCGCCTGATCGGCAAGAACCTCGAGCGCGCCGTCGCCGTGCCCACGGACGAACAGGCCCGCGAGGCCATGGCTTTGGGCGCAACGCTGGCCGGGCTGGCGTTTTCGAACGTCGGCGTGGCCCTGGTCCATGCGCTGGAATATCCGCTGGGCGGGCTGACGCATTGCTCGCACGGCGCCGGCAATGGCTTGTTTTTGCCGTACGTGATGCGGTTTAATTTGCGCGAGCGCGAGGCCGAACTGGCGCAGGTGGCCGAATTTCTGGGCGTTGATACCAGCGGCCAAAGCGACGCCCAGGCGGCGCACGCGGCGATCGAGCGTGTCGAACAATTGAAGCGTGCGATCGGCATTCCCGCGCGACTCAGCGAGCTAAATGTCACGGCCGCGCAATTGCCGGTGCTGGCCGAGAAGACACTGGCCATCAAGCGCATCTTGCGGGTCAACCCGCGCGCGGTCACGCTGAATGATCTGATGGAGATACTGGAGTCAGCGCTGTAA
- a CDS encoding ABC transporter permease subunit produces the protein MSLLRAWTTLLWLSFRRLLWSGNTLMVLLPLSACTLFLLRRQFWKQANSFESFNGFSLFLMFVFASFVVPICAVAYGTASIGGDREDRTLLFLLIRPVPRPLIFIAKFFATLPLVLGLVMGAFYLYCRLGGAIGQEAYNLYLPAIFYMTIAYVSLFHFFAVSFRHSTIIALIYSLFMELLLGNMPGIVKRVAINYYGRSMMYAAGVPAGLERPDPQWFEPISAAASAGALFGIAVGGLLVALVVFQRREYTDLT, from the coding sequence ATGAGCCTGCTTCGCGCGTGGACTACTTTGCTGTGGCTGTCGTTCCGGCGTTTGCTCTGGTCGGGCAATACGTTGATGGTGCTGCTGCCATTATCGGCCTGCACCCTGTTCTTGTTGCGGCGGCAATTCTGGAAGCAGGCGAACTCCTTCGAGTCGTTCAACGGGTTCAGCCTGTTCTTGATGTTCGTCTTCGCGTCGTTCGTCGTGCCGATTTGTGCCGTGGCCTATGGCACGGCCAGCATCGGCGGCGATCGCGAAGACCGCACGCTGCTGTTCCTTTTGATCCGGCCCGTGCCGCGGCCGCTGATTTTTATCGCCAAGTTCTTCGCCACATTGCCGCTGGTGCTGGGGCTGGTGATGGGGGCGTTTTACCTCTATTGCCGCTTGGGGGGCGCGATTGGGCAAGAAGCGTACAACCTGTATTTGCCGGCTATTTTCTACATGACGATCGCCTACGTCAGTTTATTCCATTTCTTTGCCGTATCGTTTCGCCATTCGACCATTATCGCGCTGATCTATTCGCTGTTCATGGAACTGCTGCTGGGCAACATGCCCGGCATCGTGAAACGGGTGGCGATCAACTATTACGGACGATCGATGATGTACGCCGCCGGCGTTCCGGCCGGACTCGAACGCCCCGACCCGCAATGGTTCGAGCCGATCTCGGCCGCGGCCAGCGCCGGCGCTCTGTTTGGGATTGCGGTGGGAGGTTTGCTAGTCGCGCTAGTTGTCTTTCAACGCCGCGAGTACACTGATCTGACCTGA